The following are encoded in a window of Lactobacillus panisapium genomic DNA:
- a CDS encoding PTS system mannose/fructose/sorbose family transporter subunit IID has product MKMKNSKLLTRKDLMKTFWRSFTMEWAWNYERQMNLGYAYSMVPALRKIYGKNKEKLKAAYQRHLEFYNVTPWLSTFPLGISIAMEEQNELDPDFDAASINNIKVALMGPLSGIGDSFFWGTLRVIATGIGTSLALQGNILGPILFLLIFNIPALLARYYGLFVGYNVGSSFIDKVQKTGLMDKLTYGASVLGLAVVGAMVATMVTLKMPLKIGSGAEATTVQKICDGIVPGILPLLFTFFIFWLDRKGWKSQYILLLIAAIGIFGAWSGLLG; this is encoded by the coding sequence ATGAAGATGAAGAATTCTAAGCTGCTCACCAGAAAGGACTTAATGAAAACCTTCTGGCGCTCGTTTACGATGGAATGGGCTTGGAATTATGAGCGCCAAATGAACTTAGGTTACGCTTATTCAATGGTTCCAGCCTTGCGTAAGATTTATGGTAAAAACAAGGAAAAATTAAAGGCAGCTTATCAACGGCACCTTGAATTTTATAATGTAACACCTTGGCTCAGCACTTTTCCATTAGGAATTTCGATTGCCATGGAGGAGCAAAATGAACTTGACCCTGACTTTGATGCCGCTTCGATCAACAACATTAAAGTTGCATTGATGGGGCCATTAAGTGGAATCGGAGATTCCTTCTTTTGGGGCACATTGCGTGTTATTGCAACGGGAATCGGAACTTCGCTAGCCTTGCAAGGAAATATTCTTGGTCCAATTCTCTTTTTACTGATATTCAATATCCCTGCTTTATTAGCACGTTACTATGGCCTATTTGTTGGCTACAATGTTGGTTCATCGTTTATCGATAAGGTTCAAAAAACCGGTTTAATGGATAAACTGACCTATGGTGCTTCGGTCTTAGGCTTAGCGGTTGTCGGCGCGATGGTGGCCACAATGGTCACACTCAAAATGCCGTTAAAGATTGGTAGTGGTGCAGAGGCAACAACCGTTCAAAAGATTTGTGATGGAATTGTTCCTGGTATTCTGCCATTACTCTTTACCTTCTTTATCTTCTGGTTAGATCGTAAAGGTTGGAAATCACAGTATATTTTGCTGTTGATTGCTGCCATTGGTATTTTTGGTGCTTGGTCAGGGCTGTTAGGCTAA